In a single window of the Drosophila subpulchrella strain 33 F10 #4 breed RU33 chromosome X, RU_Dsub_v1.1 Primary Assembly, whole genome shotgun sequence genome:
- the LOC119556927 gene encoding mitochondrial import inner membrane translocase subunit Tim17-B yields MGMEEYSREPCPYRIVDDCGGAFAMGCFGGGLFQGLRGFRNAPQGMRRRFAGGLASVKARAPTVGGGFASWGFLFSIVDCSLVHLRKKEDPWNSIVSGAVAGGVLSSRNGVAAMFGSAIIGGVLLSMIEGVGILFTRISAEQFRNPDPQSAEGFGFGFGSASASASATGTASSAGSASATGSASATGSATGSATGSATGSSTGSGTGSPAGDINPAAGFGFPGFQRH; encoded by the coding sequence ATGGGAATGGAGGAGTATTCGCGTGAACCCTGCCCCTATCGCATCGTCGACGATTGTGGCGGCGCCTTCGCGATGGGCTGCTTCGGAGGCGGTCTCTTCCAGGGGCTGAGGGGATTCCGTAATGCGCCGCAGGGCATGCGCCGCCGGTTCGCCGGGGGATTGGCCTCGGTGAAGGCCAGGGCGCCGACCGTCGGCGGGGGCTTCGCCTCCTGGGGCTTCCTCTTCAGCATCGTGGACTGCAGCCTGGTGCACCTGCGCAAGAAGGAGGACCCCTGGAACTCCATTGTCAGCGGGGCTGTGGCCGGCGGGGTGCTCTCGTCCCGGAACGGAGTGGCGGCCATGTTCGGCAGCGCCATCATCGGCGGAGTCCTGCTCTCGATGATCGAGGGCGTGGGCATCCTGTTCACCCGCATCTCGGCCGAGCAGTTCCGCAATCCCGACCCGCAGTCGGCGGAGGGATTCGGATTTGGATTTGGATCTGCCTCTGCTTCTGCTTCTGCAACTGGAACTGCATCTTCAGCAGGATCTGCCTCTGCAACAGGATCTGCATCTGCAACTGGATCTGCAACTGGATCTGCTACTGGATCTGCTACTGGATCTTCAACTGGATCTGGAACTGGATCTCCAGCCGGCGATATTAATCCTGCCGCGGGCTTTGGGTTCCCCGGCTTCCAGCGGCACTAG